Proteins encoded within one genomic window of Haematobia irritans isolate KBUSLIRL chromosome 5, ASM5000362v1, whole genome shotgun sequence:
- the LOC142241024 gene encoding uncharacterized protein LOC142241024 — protein sequence MDKSTTFSQPKCRICHNRHILKDCPEFQRMNVHERRKHMKEHRFCFKCLCASHTREWCRSRKTCVVCNYNHHTMLHVDDHMRRNGRRDNKPHHESVKKNHRTATALTRTTGKRSPPKVHERLSQRPKRHIFLPTALARGLSPNGPTKVRLMLNSAGLQTFVLKSLVQRLNLRTTRKNHSELCTLSLQSYYDPAAKIQITGIVKTQFNMALPEATSEKKLQTVYNHLPNLADPHFFKPTDIELVVGNDQLSKILLAGLIQTSSSMPIAQSSVFGWIISGACSY from the coding sequence TACCACATTTAGTCAGCCGAAATGCCGTATCTGCCACAACCGTCACATTTTAAAAGACTGCCCCGAATTTCAACGGATGAACGTCCATGAGCGAAGAAAACACATGAAAGAACATCGCTTTTGTTTTAAATGCCTCTGTGCTTCCCACACACGCGAATGGTGCAGATCCCGAAAAACTTGCGTGGTATGTAACTATAACCACCACACAATGCTCCATGTCGATGATCATATGAGAAGAAACGGACGACGAGACAATAAACCACATCATGAGAGTgtcaaaaaaaatcatcgaacagCCACTGCATTAACTCGTACTACTGGCAAACGTTCTCCACCGAAAGTACACGAAAGATTGAGCCAAAGACCAAAGAGGCATATTTTCCTGCCGACTGCGCTAGCTAGAGGTTTGTCACCGAATGGACCCACGAAAGTACGGTTAATGCTAAACTCAGCCGGTTTGCAAACCTTTGTACTTAAGTCATTGGTACAGCGGCTTAATCTACGTACAACCCGAAAGAACCATAGCGAACTTTGTACTTTGAGTTTGCAGTCCTACTATGATCCAGCAGCAAAAATTCAAATAACTGGAATAGTGAAAACCCAATTTAATATGGCACTACCGGAAGCGACATCTGAGAAAAAACTCCAAACGGTTTACAACCATCTGCCTAACTTGGCAGATCCACACTTTTTTAAACCAACTGACATAGAACTTGTAGTTGGAAACGATCAGTTGTCAAAGATCTTGTTGGCTGGCCTCATTCAGACATCGTCCTCAATGCCCATCGCCCAAAGTTCTGTGTTTGGATGGATAATATCTGGAGCCTGTTCTTATTGA